The following coding sequences are from one Salvia miltiorrhiza cultivar Shanhuang (shh) unplaced genomic scaffold, IMPLAD_Smil_shh original_scaffold_419_1, whole genome shotgun sequence window:
- the LOC131004520 gene encoding STOREKEEPER protein-like: MAPKSSFLSHQPSKDEDEREESSSGEEEEKEDESEPQSSSDDETEAGSSSEEAPNRRTLESLNSPISAPKSASRGNRLDSDADSDGSPSNYMLQPIRKGSVSSSKRSRDEIQEDLLRSYKSSRIEEKKSPSTPAGGGGGGGGGGGGLGCINRLWSNEDEIAVLNGMIEFKTAKGFDPNADMGAFHSFIKGKLKVDFSRDQLRTKITRMKKRFLNALKKGADPVFSKPHEDTAFVLSKRIWGKSENAKKKVEKDVVDEREAVERERDGEGEDFWSKYPNINASFDTMKANFPSLVAPVAGMSLLRERLSLIGNVKAKALDNKWKQLLVEESELSYKILMLMKEQVEMALDQ; the protein is encoded by the coding sequence ATGGCTCCCAAATCctcctttctctctcatcaGCCCTCCAAAGACGAAGACGAGAGAGAGGAATCATCCTCCggcgaagaagaagaaaaagaagacgAATCAGAGCCGCAATCTTCCTCCGACGACGAAACGGAGGCGGGCTCCTCCTCCGAGGAAGCCCCAAATCGACGAACCCTAGAAAGTCTCAATTCCCCAATATCAGCTCCCAAATCGGCCTCGCGAGGTAATAGATTGGATTCCGACGCCGATTCCGACGGCTCCCCTTCCAATTACATGCTACAGCCGATCCGCAAGGGCTCCGTCTCCTCATCGAAGCGCAGCCGTGATGAGATTCAGGAGGATTTGTTGAGGAGCTATAAGAGCTCGAGAATTGAGGAGAAGAAATCTCCTTCCACTCCGGCGGGAggtggtgggggtgggggtgggggtgggggtgggctgGGGTGTATCAATAGGCTGTGGAGTAACGAGGATGAGATCGCCGTGCTAAATGGGATGATTGAATTCAAAACCGCCAAGGGTTTCGACCCGAACGCGGATATGGGGGCGTTTCACAGCTTCATCAAGGGGAAATTGAAGGTGGATTTCTCGAGGGATCAGCTGAGGACTAAGATTACAAGGATGAAGAAGAGGTTCTTGAATGCTTTGAAGAAGGGCGCGGACCCTGTCTTCTCGAAGCCTCACGAGGATACGGCATTCGTGCTCTCGAAGAGGATTTGGGGGAAAAGTGAGAATGCGAAGAAGAAGGTGGAGAAGGATGtggtggatgagagagaggctgTGGAGAGAGAAAGGGATGGCGAAGGAGAGGACTTTTGGTCCAAGTACCCGAACATTAATGCGTCCTTTGATACTATGAAGGCGAACTTCCCCTCCCTCGTTGCTCCCGTGGCTGGGATGAGTTTGTTGAGGGAGAGGTTGAGTTTGATCGGGAATGTGAAGGCCAAGGCATTGGATAATAAGTGGAAGCAGTTGCTTGTGGAGGAGAGTGAGCTGAGTTACAAGATTTTGATGTTGATGAAGGAACAGGTTGAAATGGCTTTGGATCAATGA